A genomic window from Thunnus thynnus chromosome 12, fThuThy2.1, whole genome shotgun sequence includes:
- the LOC137194710 gene encoding zinc finger protein 90-like isoform X1, with product MSPAAAFHAQLASIMEVLANTAVAEICELVDGGYAVLQLEISRSRKENEALRRKLRLMELRAARATALRAVATASGTALLLASGRARAPLPAHHPGNEPRRSRTPGGGAALSRVSPQETPRCRDIDPSSDSGHETTQQAQPAAGESAKLTTAVIKVEDDDESWSQSEQEKDFCCVVEGQQMETEAPPLLTKQEVVEDSGASLSWTGGDVSSNTSKMSDTSDAASYDCLMYEPQVQHAPRSTQNPLREDPGCSYVLNTSENVSAASDLCSSFPFAVSEVTLSVAEHQQPAGFQDGQQRAPLPADEPRKETAETQHAFIRRDGWRRQDGVSREDSGGKAFVCNCCGKTLACLKNLKTHMRVHTGEKPFVCALCGKRFSDSSNLKRHQSVHTGEKRYGCVHCGKRFAQSGSLKVHMTVHTDCKQFRCSYCGKTFISGSHLRRHVTVHAGEKRFAPTSQ from the exons ATGTCTCCGGCCGCCGCCTTCCACGCGCAGCTCGCATCCATCATGGAGGTGCTGGCCAACACGGCAGTGGCGGAGATCTGCGAGCTCGTGGACGGCGGCTACGCGGTGCTGCAGCTGGAGATCTCGCGGAGCCGCAAGGAGAACGAGGCGCTGCGGAGGAAACTGCGGCTCATGGAGCTCCGAGCCGCCCGCGCGACCGCCCTGCGAGCCGTGGCTACCGCCAGCGGCACCGCGCTGCTGCTCGCGAGCGGCCGCGCACGAGCTCCGCTGCCCGCTCATCACCCCGGCAACGAACCGCGGAGGAGCAGAACACCTGGAG GTGGGGCGGCGCTGTCCAGAGTGTCCCCCCAGGAGACACCACGGTGCAGAGATATTGACCCATCCTCAGACTCCGGACATGAAACCACACAGCAGGCG CAGCCTGCTGCAGGTGAGTCGGCCAAACTGACGACCGCAGTGATCAAAGTGGAGGATGACGATGAGTCCTGGTCTCAGTCCGAGCAGGAAA aagatttctgttgtgttgttgaaGGACAGCAGATGGAAACAGAAGCTCCGCCCCTGCTGACCAAACAGGAAGTAGTAGAGGACAGCGGCGCGTCTCTGTCGTGGACGGGTGGTGATGTCAGCTCCAACACCAGCAAGATGTCAGACACCAGCGACGCGGCCAGTTATGACTGTCTGATGTATGAGCCACAGGTCCAACATGCCCCCCGCAGTACCCAGAATCCTTTGCGTGAGGACCCGGGCTGCTCATATGTGTTGAACACCAGCGAGAATGTTTCAGCTGCGTCTGATTTATGCAGCAGCTTCCCGTTTGCCGTCAGTGAGGTGACTCTGTCTGTAGCAGAGCACCAGCAGCCTGCAGGCTTCCAGGACGGCCAGCAGAGGGCGCCGTTACCTGCAGATGAGCCAAGGAAAGAGACAGCAGAGACGCAGCATGCTTTTATCAGAAGGGACGGGTGGAGACGTCAGGACGGCGTCAGCAGAGAGGACAGTGGCGGGAAGGCGTTTGTCTGCAACTGCTGCGGTAAAACTCTGGCCTGCCTGAAGAACCTGAAGACGCACATGAGGGTCCACACGGGCGAGAAGCCGTTCGTCTGCGCACTCTGCGGCAAACGCTTCTCCGACTCCAGCAACCTGAAACGCCACCAGAGCGTTCACACCGGCGAGAAACGCTACGGCTGCGTCCACTGCGGCAAACGCTTCGCCCAGTCCGGATCCCTGAAGGTCCACATGACCGTGCACACGGACTGTAAGCAGTTCAGGTGTTCGTACTGCGGTAAGACCTTCATCTCCGGCAGCCACCTGCGCCGCCACGTTACCGTCCATGCAGGAGAGAAACGCTTCGCTCCGACGTCTCAGTGA
- the si:dkey-7l6.3 gene encoding uncharacterized protein si:dkey-7l6.3 isoform X1, whose product MTSYRAFHSQLTSIMEALAKAAVAEICELVDDSYAGLQLEISRSRKENEALRRKLQLIEGIIHRGHRGTVAMLDYGGEEEADGGLMMDFTVERALPTVAVQPKASSLRRSGRVPALEATTPVTPLTKEDTLSEEPNDEDVVLIKEETSGEEAMNSTDATDNNLLLNEDGTEVHLSEADDSEEGPSGMMISSSSADVRNTWEHGGGGGGNRPPERIEPRESHSAPGSPGPAGGAEDNSSDVVFDLASESDCEATRKPFLSGSGGSPASLHGDMKRGVSLISSLPYDTELDLCSSWTNQGLPSMVPVPHQQYLKPDHRSTLLDKVSDLNTASFPLALGLAASRLEPLDLNRYCRDRRFVCSYCGKCFTSSRSLETHVRVHTGERPYSCAQCGKRFTQSGHLKTHQSVHTGERPFACEHCGKRFAGKQNLRIHQQKHHPAEQSAAPV is encoded by the exons ATGACGAGTTACCGGGCGTTTCATTCTCAGCTGACGTCCATCATGGAGGCTCTGGCCAAAGCCGCCGTGGCGGAGATCTGCGAGCTGGTGGACGACAGCTACGCGGGGCTGCAGCTGGAGATCAGCCGCAGCCGCAAGGAGAACGAGGCGCTGCGGAGGAAGCTGCAGCTGATCGAGGGCATCATCCACCGGGGACACCGGGGGACCGTCGCGATGTTGGATTACGGCGGCGAGGAGGAGGCCGACGGGGGGCTGATGATGGATTTCACTGTCG AACGTGCCTTGCCGACCGTAGCGGTGCAGCCGAAAGCCTCGAGTCTCAGAAGAAGCGGAAGGGTTCCTGCGTTGGAGGCGACGACACCTGTGACCCCTTTAACCAAAGAG GATACTTTGTCGGAGGAGCCGAACGACGAGGACGTGGTTTTGATAAAGGAGGAGACGTCAGGCGAGGAGGCGATGAACAGTACCGACGCCACAGACAACAACCTGCTTCTCAACGAGGACG GAACAGAGGTGCATCTGTCAGAAGCGGACGACAGTGAGGAAGGACCCTCGGGGATGATGATCTCCTCCTCGTCGGCTGACGTGAGGAACACGTGGGAAcacggcggcggcggcggcggcaacAGGCCGCCGGAGCGAATCGAGCCTCGAGAATCCCACAGCGCACCGGGGTCTCCGGGCCCAGCAGGGGGCGCCGAGGACAACTCTTCAGACGTCGTGTTTGATTTGGCGTCGGAGTCGGACTGCGAAGCCACAAGAAAACCGTTCCTCTCCGGGTCGGGGGGAAGCCCCGCCTCCCTGCACGGGGACATGAAAAGAGGCGTGTCCCTGATCAGCTCCCTCCCCTACGACACAGAGCTGGATCTGTGCTCCTCCTGGACCAATCAGGGGCTGCCGAGCATGGTGCCCGTCCCTCACCAGCAGTACCTCAAGCCGGACCACCGGTCGACATTACTGGACAAAGTGTCTGACTTAAACACCGCCAGTTTCCCGTTGGCGCTGGGCCTCGCCGCGTCCAGACTGGAACCTCTGGACCTGAACCGGTACTGCAGGGACAGACGCTTCGTCTGCAGCTACTGCGGCAAATGCTTCACGTCGTCGCGGAGCCTGGAGACGCACGTGCGCGTTCACACCGGCGAGCGGCCGTACAGCTGCGCTCAGTGCGGGAAGCGCTTCACGCAGTCGGGTCACCTGAAGACGCACCAGAGCGTCCACACGGGGGAGCGGCCGTTCGCCTGCGAGCACTGCGGAAAGAGGTTCGCCGGGAAGCAGAACCTGAGGATCCATCAGCAGAAACACCATCCCGCCGAGCAGAGCGCCGCTCCCGTTTAA
- the si:dkey-7l6.3 gene encoding uncharacterized protein si:dkey-7l6.3 isoform X2, whose translation MTSYRAFHSQLTSIMEALAKAAVAEICELVDDSYAGLQLEISRSRKENEALRRKLQLIEGIIHRGHRGTVAMLDYGGEEEADGGLMMDFTVERALPTVAVQPKASSLRRSGRVPALEATTPVTPLTKEDTLSEEPNDEDVVLIKEETSGEEAMNSTDATDNNLLLNEDEVHLSEADDSEEGPSGMMISSSSADVRNTWEHGGGGGGNRPPERIEPRESHSAPGSPGPAGGAEDNSSDVVFDLASESDCEATRKPFLSGSGGSPASLHGDMKRGVSLISSLPYDTELDLCSSWTNQGLPSMVPVPHQQYLKPDHRSTLLDKVSDLNTASFPLALGLAASRLEPLDLNRYCRDRRFVCSYCGKCFTSSRSLETHVRVHTGERPYSCAQCGKRFTQSGHLKTHQSVHTGERPFACEHCGKRFAGKQNLRIHQQKHHPAEQSAAPV comes from the exons ATGACGAGTTACCGGGCGTTTCATTCTCAGCTGACGTCCATCATGGAGGCTCTGGCCAAAGCCGCCGTGGCGGAGATCTGCGAGCTGGTGGACGACAGCTACGCGGGGCTGCAGCTGGAGATCAGCCGCAGCCGCAAGGAGAACGAGGCGCTGCGGAGGAAGCTGCAGCTGATCGAGGGCATCATCCACCGGGGACACCGGGGGACCGTCGCGATGTTGGATTACGGCGGCGAGGAGGAGGCCGACGGGGGGCTGATGATGGATTTCACTGTCG AACGTGCCTTGCCGACCGTAGCGGTGCAGCCGAAAGCCTCGAGTCTCAGAAGAAGCGGAAGGGTTCCTGCGTTGGAGGCGACGACACCTGTGACCCCTTTAACCAAAGAG GATACTTTGTCGGAGGAGCCGAACGACGAGGACGTGGTTTTGATAAAGGAGGAGACGTCAGGCGAGGAGGCGATGAACAGTACCGACGCCACAGACAACAACCTGCTTCTCAACGAGGACG AGGTGCATCTGTCAGAAGCGGACGACAGTGAGGAAGGACCCTCGGGGATGATGATCTCCTCCTCGTCGGCTGACGTGAGGAACACGTGGGAAcacggcggcggcggcggcggcaacAGGCCGCCGGAGCGAATCGAGCCTCGAGAATCCCACAGCGCACCGGGGTCTCCGGGCCCAGCAGGGGGCGCCGAGGACAACTCTTCAGACGTCGTGTTTGATTTGGCGTCGGAGTCGGACTGCGAAGCCACAAGAAAACCGTTCCTCTCCGGGTCGGGGGGAAGCCCCGCCTCCCTGCACGGGGACATGAAAAGAGGCGTGTCCCTGATCAGCTCCCTCCCCTACGACACAGAGCTGGATCTGTGCTCCTCCTGGACCAATCAGGGGCTGCCGAGCATGGTGCCCGTCCCTCACCAGCAGTACCTCAAGCCGGACCACCGGTCGACATTACTGGACAAAGTGTCTGACTTAAACACCGCCAGTTTCCCGTTGGCGCTGGGCCTCGCCGCGTCCAGACTGGAACCTCTGGACCTGAACCGGTACTGCAGGGACAGACGCTTCGTCTGCAGCTACTGCGGCAAATGCTTCACGTCGTCGCGGAGCCTGGAGACGCACGTGCGCGTTCACACCGGCGAGCGGCCGTACAGCTGCGCTCAGTGCGGGAAGCGCTTCACGCAGTCGGGTCACCTGAAGACGCACCAGAGCGTCCACACGGGGGAGCGGCCGTTCGCCTGCGAGCACTGCGGAAAGAGGTTCGCCGGGAAGCAGAACCTGAGGATCCATCAGCAGAAACACCATCCCGCCGAGCAGAGCGCCGCTCCCGTTTAA
- the LOC137194710 gene encoding zinc finger protein 90-like isoform X4, whose product MSPAAAFHAQLASIMEVLANTAVAEICELVDGGYAVLQLEISRSRKENEALRRKLRLMELRAARATALRAVATASGTALLLASGRARAPLPAHHPGNEPRRSRTPGGGAALSRVSPQETPRCRDIDPSSDSGHETTQQAPAAGESAKLTTAVIKVEDDDESWSQSEQENFCCVVEGQQMETEAPPLLTKQEVVEDSGASLSWTGGDVSSNTSKMSDTSDAASYDCLMYEPQVQHAPRSTQNPLREDPGCSYVLNTSENVSAASDLCSSFPFAVSEVTLSVAEHQQPAGFQDGQQRAPLPADEPRKETAETQHAFIRRDGWRRQDGVSREDSGGKAFVCNCCGKTLACLKNLKTHMRVHTGEKPFVCALCGKRFSDSSNLKRHQSVHTGEKRYGCVHCGKRFAQSGSLKVHMTVHTDCKQFRCSYCGKTFISGSHLRRHVTVHAGEKRFAPTSQ is encoded by the exons ATGTCTCCGGCCGCCGCCTTCCACGCGCAGCTCGCATCCATCATGGAGGTGCTGGCCAACACGGCAGTGGCGGAGATCTGCGAGCTCGTGGACGGCGGCTACGCGGTGCTGCAGCTGGAGATCTCGCGGAGCCGCAAGGAGAACGAGGCGCTGCGGAGGAAACTGCGGCTCATGGAGCTCCGAGCCGCCCGCGCGACCGCCCTGCGAGCCGTGGCTACCGCCAGCGGCACCGCGCTGCTGCTCGCGAGCGGCCGCGCACGAGCTCCGCTGCCCGCTCATCACCCCGGCAACGAACCGCGGAGGAGCAGAACACCTGGAG GTGGGGCGGCGCTGTCCAGAGTGTCCCCCCAGGAGACACCACGGTGCAGAGATATTGACCCATCCTCAGACTCCGGACATGAAACCACACAGCAGGCG CCTGCTGCAGGTGAGTCGGCCAAACTGACGACCGCAGTGATCAAAGTGGAGGATGACGATGAGTCCTGGTCTCAGTCCGAGCAGGAAA atttctgttgtgttgttgaaGGACAGCAGATGGAAACAGAAGCTCCGCCCCTGCTGACCAAACAGGAAGTAGTAGAGGACAGCGGCGCGTCTCTGTCGTGGACGGGTGGTGATGTCAGCTCCAACACCAGCAAGATGTCAGACACCAGCGACGCGGCCAGTTATGACTGTCTGATGTATGAGCCACAGGTCCAACATGCCCCCCGCAGTACCCAGAATCCTTTGCGTGAGGACCCGGGCTGCTCATATGTGTTGAACACCAGCGAGAATGTTTCAGCTGCGTCTGATTTATGCAGCAGCTTCCCGTTTGCCGTCAGTGAGGTGACTCTGTCTGTAGCAGAGCACCAGCAGCCTGCAGGCTTCCAGGACGGCCAGCAGAGGGCGCCGTTACCTGCAGATGAGCCAAGGAAAGAGACAGCAGAGACGCAGCATGCTTTTATCAGAAGGGACGGGTGGAGACGTCAGGACGGCGTCAGCAGAGAGGACAGTGGCGGGAAGGCGTTTGTCTGCAACTGCTGCGGTAAAACTCTGGCCTGCCTGAAGAACCTGAAGACGCACATGAGGGTCCACACGGGCGAGAAGCCGTTCGTCTGCGCACTCTGCGGCAAACGCTTCTCCGACTCCAGCAACCTGAAACGCCACCAGAGCGTTCACACCGGCGAGAAACGCTACGGCTGCGTCCACTGCGGCAAACGCTTCGCCCAGTCCGGATCCCTGAAGGTCCACATGACCGTGCACACGGACTGTAAGCAGTTCAGGTGTTCGTACTGCGGTAAGACCTTCATCTCCGGCAGCCACCTGCGCCGCCACGTTACCGTCCATGCAGGAGAGAAACGCTTCGCTCCGACGTCTCAGTGA
- the LOC137194710 gene encoding zinc finger protein 90-like isoform X2, with protein MSPAAAFHAQLASIMEVLANTAVAEICELVDGGYAVLQLEISRSRKENEALRRKLRLMELRAARATALRAVATASGTALLLASGRARAPLPAHHPGNEPRRSRTPGGGAALSRVSPQETPRCRDIDPSSDSGHETTQQAPAAGESAKLTTAVIKVEDDDESWSQSEQEKDFCCVVEGQQMETEAPPLLTKQEVVEDSGASLSWTGGDVSSNTSKMSDTSDAASYDCLMYEPQVQHAPRSTQNPLREDPGCSYVLNTSENVSAASDLCSSFPFAVSEVTLSVAEHQQPAGFQDGQQRAPLPADEPRKETAETQHAFIRRDGWRRQDGVSREDSGGKAFVCNCCGKTLACLKNLKTHMRVHTGEKPFVCALCGKRFSDSSNLKRHQSVHTGEKRYGCVHCGKRFAQSGSLKVHMTVHTDCKQFRCSYCGKTFISGSHLRRHVTVHAGEKRFAPTSQ; from the exons ATGTCTCCGGCCGCCGCCTTCCACGCGCAGCTCGCATCCATCATGGAGGTGCTGGCCAACACGGCAGTGGCGGAGATCTGCGAGCTCGTGGACGGCGGCTACGCGGTGCTGCAGCTGGAGATCTCGCGGAGCCGCAAGGAGAACGAGGCGCTGCGGAGGAAACTGCGGCTCATGGAGCTCCGAGCCGCCCGCGCGACCGCCCTGCGAGCCGTGGCTACCGCCAGCGGCACCGCGCTGCTGCTCGCGAGCGGCCGCGCACGAGCTCCGCTGCCCGCTCATCACCCCGGCAACGAACCGCGGAGGAGCAGAACACCTGGAG GTGGGGCGGCGCTGTCCAGAGTGTCCCCCCAGGAGACACCACGGTGCAGAGATATTGACCCATCCTCAGACTCCGGACATGAAACCACACAGCAGGCG CCTGCTGCAGGTGAGTCGGCCAAACTGACGACCGCAGTGATCAAAGTGGAGGATGACGATGAGTCCTGGTCTCAGTCCGAGCAGGAAA aagatttctgttgtgttgttgaaGGACAGCAGATGGAAACAGAAGCTCCGCCCCTGCTGACCAAACAGGAAGTAGTAGAGGACAGCGGCGCGTCTCTGTCGTGGACGGGTGGTGATGTCAGCTCCAACACCAGCAAGATGTCAGACACCAGCGACGCGGCCAGTTATGACTGTCTGATGTATGAGCCACAGGTCCAACATGCCCCCCGCAGTACCCAGAATCCTTTGCGTGAGGACCCGGGCTGCTCATATGTGTTGAACACCAGCGAGAATGTTTCAGCTGCGTCTGATTTATGCAGCAGCTTCCCGTTTGCCGTCAGTGAGGTGACTCTGTCTGTAGCAGAGCACCAGCAGCCTGCAGGCTTCCAGGACGGCCAGCAGAGGGCGCCGTTACCTGCAGATGAGCCAAGGAAAGAGACAGCAGAGACGCAGCATGCTTTTATCAGAAGGGACGGGTGGAGACGTCAGGACGGCGTCAGCAGAGAGGACAGTGGCGGGAAGGCGTTTGTCTGCAACTGCTGCGGTAAAACTCTGGCCTGCCTGAAGAACCTGAAGACGCACATGAGGGTCCACACGGGCGAGAAGCCGTTCGTCTGCGCACTCTGCGGCAAACGCTTCTCCGACTCCAGCAACCTGAAACGCCACCAGAGCGTTCACACCGGCGAGAAACGCTACGGCTGCGTCCACTGCGGCAAACGCTTCGCCCAGTCCGGATCCCTGAAGGTCCACATGACCGTGCACACGGACTGTAAGCAGTTCAGGTGTTCGTACTGCGGTAAGACCTTCATCTCCGGCAGCCACCTGCGCCGCCACGTTACCGTCCATGCAGGAGAGAAACGCTTCGCTCCGACGTCTCAGTGA
- the LOC137194712 gene encoding uncharacterized protein: protein MSVLSSKALHEQLSVIMGALTKAAVAEICEVVDEGYAVLQMEISRSHKENDDLRKKLHLIESIVVRGSCGGKKAEPGVVVAAAEGAKQAGTQQQQQRGDDGGDTAAAGGGDGGAAVFLREELPDVVLIKDEDSDSNDTFEGEGDKAPADRATAAARESATSSPTGRSMKRPWPGNEDAERKSSSELTLISPTTSKQTQKKTVSVYSLDSPRSEPGCSAQLGGDEMEAGGELVCSYSSQMDPDIHLVHQECSLVPPMSSASRQVYYANSTLIDSQSQSTDGAELDLTPTWSKQSKSHMAFAQFHQNENMDGDAFGLKLINVSGSTPTDCQLSESSNSAFGYDEADTMNFAVYRDQSGPSQRCNGAGKVKRFICSICNKTYATSQNLDVHMRIHTGERPFSCSQCGKKFTQSAHLKSHLSIHSGERPYACTRCSRSFIVKYSLTLHMKKCHPDV from the exons ATGTCGGTTTTATCCAGCAAGGCTCTGCACGAGCAGCTGTCCGTCATCATGGGCGCGTTGACCAAAGCGGCGGTGGCGGAGATCTGCGAGGTGGTGGATGAAGGTTACGCTGTGCTGCAGATGGAGATCAGCCGGAGCCACAAGGAGAACGACGACCTGAGGAAGAAGCTGCACCTCATCGAGTCCATTGTGGTCCGCGGGAGCTGCGGGGGGAAGAAGGCGGAACCCGGGGTCGTCGTAGCGGCCGCGGAGGGCGCAAAGCAAGCGggaacacagcagcagcagcagcggggcGATGATGGAGGAGACAccgctgctgctggaggaggagacggAGGAGCTGCTGTCTTCCTGCGGGAGGAG CTTCCAGACGTGGTGTTGATCAAAGATGAAGACTCGGACAGTAACGACACCTTCGAGGGGGAAG gGGACAAAGCACCCGCTGACAGAGCGACAGCTGCAGCCAGAGAGAGCGCCACGTCGTCTCCAACCGGCCGGAGTATGAAGAGACCTTGGCCGGGAAACGAAGACGCTGAGAGGAAGTCGTCCTCTGAGCTCACACTGATAAGTCCGACGACATCCAAACAGACGCAGAAGAAGACCGTGTCCGTCTACAGTCTGGACTCTCCTCGCAGCGAGCCGGGCTGCTCCGCTCAGCTCGGCGGTGACGAGATGGAAGCCGGCGGCGAGCTGGTTTGTTCGTACTCCTCGCAGATGGACCCTGACATCCATTTGGTCCACCAGGAGTGCTCGCTGGTTCCTCCCATGTCGAGCGCCAGCAGACAGGTGTATTACGCCAACAGCACTCTGATCGACTCTCAGTCTCAGTCTACAGACGGAGCAGAACTGGATCTCACTCCGACGTGGAGCAAACAGTCCAAAAGCCACATGGCCTTCGCTCAGTTTCACCAAAACGAAAACATGGACGGCGACGCTTTCGGCCTCAAGCTGATCAACGTCTCGGGATCGACGCCCACAGACTGCCAGCTATCTGAAAGCAGCAACTCCGCGTTCGGGTACGACGAGGCCGACACGATGAACTTCGCCGTCTACAGGGACCAATCAGGTCCATCGCAGCGCTGTAACGGGGCGGGCAAAGTGAAACGCTTCATATGCTCCATCTGCAACAAGACGTACGCCACGTCTCAGAACCTGGACGTTCACATGCGGATCCACACGGGGGAGAGGCCGTTCAGCTGCAGCCAGTGCGGCAAGAAGTTCACTCAGTCGGCTCACCTGAAGTCGCACCTGAGCATTCACTCTGGAGAGCGGCCGTATGCCTGCACCCGCTGCTCCAGGAGCTTCATCGTCAAATACAGCCTCACGTTACACATGAAGAAATGTCACCCCGACGTCTGA
- the LOC137194710 gene encoding zinc finger protein 90-like isoform X5, with product MQRGSGLCCVCFTSGKLHTLRKHCPIGGAALSRVSPQETPRCRDIDPSSDSGHETTQQAQPAAGESAKLTTAVIKVEDDDESWSQSEQEKDFCCVVEGQQMETEAPPLLTKQEVVEDSGASLSWTGGDVSSNTSKMSDTSDAASYDCLMYEPQVQHAPRSTQNPLREDPGCSYVLNTSENVSAASDLCSSFPFAVSEVTLSVAEHQQPAGFQDGQQRAPLPADEPRKETAETQHAFIRRDGWRRQDGVSREDSGGKAFVCNCCGKTLACLKNLKTHMRVHTGEKPFVCALCGKRFSDSSNLKRHQSVHTGEKRYGCVHCGKRFAQSGSLKVHMTVHTDCKQFRCSYCGKTFISGSHLRRHVTVHAGEKRFAPTSQ from the exons atgcaaCGCGGATCCggcttgtgttgtgtttgcttTACATCTGGAAAACTGCACACCCTGCGCAAACACTGTCCCATCG GTGGGGCGGCGCTGTCCAGAGTGTCCCCCCAGGAGACACCACGGTGCAGAGATATTGACCCATCCTCAGACTCCGGACATGAAACCACACAGCAGGCG CAGCCTGCTGCAGGTGAGTCGGCCAAACTGACGACCGCAGTGATCAAAGTGGAGGATGACGATGAGTCCTGGTCTCAGTCCGAGCAGGAAA aagatttctgttgtgttgttgaaGGACAGCAGATGGAAACAGAAGCTCCGCCCCTGCTGACCAAACAGGAAGTAGTAGAGGACAGCGGCGCGTCTCTGTCGTGGACGGGTGGTGATGTCAGCTCCAACACCAGCAAGATGTCAGACACCAGCGACGCGGCCAGTTATGACTGTCTGATGTATGAGCCACAGGTCCAACATGCCCCCCGCAGTACCCAGAATCCTTTGCGTGAGGACCCGGGCTGCTCATATGTGTTGAACACCAGCGAGAATGTTTCAGCTGCGTCTGATTTATGCAGCAGCTTCCCGTTTGCCGTCAGTGAGGTGACTCTGTCTGTAGCAGAGCACCAGCAGCCTGCAGGCTTCCAGGACGGCCAGCAGAGGGCGCCGTTACCTGCAGATGAGCCAAGGAAAGAGACAGCAGAGACGCAGCATGCTTTTATCAGAAGGGACGGGTGGAGACGTCAGGACGGCGTCAGCAGAGAGGACAGTGGCGGGAAGGCGTTTGTCTGCAACTGCTGCGGTAAAACTCTGGCCTGCCTGAAGAACCTGAAGACGCACATGAGGGTCCACACGGGCGAGAAGCCGTTCGTCTGCGCACTCTGCGGCAAACGCTTCTCCGACTCCAGCAACCTGAAACGCCACCAGAGCGTTCACACCGGCGAGAAACGCTACGGCTGCGTCCACTGCGGCAAACGCTTCGCCCAGTCCGGATCCCTGAAGGTCCACATGACCGTGCACACGGACTGTAAGCAGTTCAGGTGTTCGTACTGCGGTAAGACCTTCATCTCCGGCAGCCACCTGCGCCGCCACGTTACCGTCCATGCAGGAGAGAAACGCTTCGCTCCGACGTCTCAGTGA
- the LOC137194710 gene encoding zinc finger protein 90-like isoform X3: MSPAAAFHAQLASIMEVLANTAVAEICELVDGGYAVLQLEISRSRKENEALRRKLRLMELRAARATALRAVATASGTALLLASGRARAPLPAHHPGNEPRRSRTPGGGAALSRVSPQETPRCRDIDPSSDSGHETTQQAQPAAGESAKLTTAVIKVEDDDESWSQSEQENFCCVVEGQQMETEAPPLLTKQEVVEDSGASLSWTGGDVSSNTSKMSDTSDAASYDCLMYEPQVQHAPRSTQNPLREDPGCSYVLNTSENVSAASDLCSSFPFAVSEVTLSVAEHQQPAGFQDGQQRAPLPADEPRKETAETQHAFIRRDGWRRQDGVSREDSGGKAFVCNCCGKTLACLKNLKTHMRVHTGEKPFVCALCGKRFSDSSNLKRHQSVHTGEKRYGCVHCGKRFAQSGSLKVHMTVHTDCKQFRCSYCGKTFISGSHLRRHVTVHAGEKRFAPTSQ; the protein is encoded by the exons ATGTCTCCGGCCGCCGCCTTCCACGCGCAGCTCGCATCCATCATGGAGGTGCTGGCCAACACGGCAGTGGCGGAGATCTGCGAGCTCGTGGACGGCGGCTACGCGGTGCTGCAGCTGGAGATCTCGCGGAGCCGCAAGGAGAACGAGGCGCTGCGGAGGAAACTGCGGCTCATGGAGCTCCGAGCCGCCCGCGCGACCGCCCTGCGAGCCGTGGCTACCGCCAGCGGCACCGCGCTGCTGCTCGCGAGCGGCCGCGCACGAGCTCCGCTGCCCGCTCATCACCCCGGCAACGAACCGCGGAGGAGCAGAACACCTGGAG GTGGGGCGGCGCTGTCCAGAGTGTCCCCCCAGGAGACACCACGGTGCAGAGATATTGACCCATCCTCAGACTCCGGACATGAAACCACACAGCAGGCG CAGCCTGCTGCAGGTGAGTCGGCCAAACTGACGACCGCAGTGATCAAAGTGGAGGATGACGATGAGTCCTGGTCTCAGTCCGAGCAGGAAA atttctgttgtgttgttgaaGGACAGCAGATGGAAACAGAAGCTCCGCCCCTGCTGACCAAACAGGAAGTAGTAGAGGACAGCGGCGCGTCTCTGTCGTGGACGGGTGGTGATGTCAGCTCCAACACCAGCAAGATGTCAGACACCAGCGACGCGGCCAGTTATGACTGTCTGATGTATGAGCCACAGGTCCAACATGCCCCCCGCAGTACCCAGAATCCTTTGCGTGAGGACCCGGGCTGCTCATATGTGTTGAACACCAGCGAGAATGTTTCAGCTGCGTCTGATTTATGCAGCAGCTTCCCGTTTGCCGTCAGTGAGGTGACTCTGTCTGTAGCAGAGCACCAGCAGCCTGCAGGCTTCCAGGACGGCCAGCAGAGGGCGCCGTTACCTGCAGATGAGCCAAGGAAAGAGACAGCAGAGACGCAGCATGCTTTTATCAGAAGGGACGGGTGGAGACGTCAGGACGGCGTCAGCAGAGAGGACAGTGGCGGGAAGGCGTTTGTCTGCAACTGCTGCGGTAAAACTCTGGCCTGCCTGAAGAACCTGAAGACGCACATGAGGGTCCACACGGGCGAGAAGCCGTTCGTCTGCGCACTCTGCGGCAAACGCTTCTCCGACTCCAGCAACCTGAAACGCCACCAGAGCGTTCACACCGGCGAGAAACGCTACGGCTGCGTCCACTGCGGCAAACGCTTCGCCCAGTCCGGATCCCTGAAGGTCCACATGACCGTGCACACGGACTGTAAGCAGTTCAGGTGTTCGTACTGCGGTAAGACCTTCATCTCCGGCAGCCACCTGCGCCGCCACGTTACCGTCCATGCAGGAGAGAAACGCTTCGCTCCGACGTCTCAGTGA